The proteins below are encoded in one region of Caldilineales bacterium:
- a CDS encoding glycosyltransferase, which produces MIAIILLTMLLIAIVNAAVGLRLRPGAGQEQGAGEVEGPFVSLLAPARNEAPAIASTVAGLLAQDYPRFELLILDDHSEDGTAAIAQAASRGDPRFRLLAGADLPPGWLGKNWACQQLGQAARGDLLVFTDADVRWQPEALAALVRLGERESADLLTIWPTQQTETWAERLVVPLMALVVLAYLPLPLVHHTRFAAFAAANGQCLAFRRRAYDQVGGHAAVRNQIVEDIVFARRIKGQGLRLRMADGNHLIACRMYDGWPSVRDGYAKNILAGYGGHVWALVLAALFHWFVFLGPWLWLAAALVAGGPVVWPAALAALTVAVRGLTAVLSRQRAGDALLMPVSVLLMTAIAARALWWRWRGGPRWKGRVLAGS; this is translated from the coding sequence ATGATCGCCATCATCCTCCTGACCATGCTGCTGATCGCCATCGTCAACGCGGCGGTGGGGCTGCGGCTGCGGCCGGGGGCAGGACAGGAACAAGGGGCGGGGGAGGTGGAAGGGCCTTTCGTCTCCCTGCTGGCGCCGGCTCGCAACGAAGCGCCCGCCATCGCCAGCACGGTAGCCGGCCTTTTGGCGCAAGACTATCCCCGCTTCGAACTGCTCATCCTCGATGACCACTCCGAGGATGGCACGGCCGCCATCGCTCAGGCCGCCAGCCGGGGCGACCCCCGCTTCCGCCTCCTCGCCGGCGCCGACCTGCCCCCCGGCTGGTTGGGCAAGAACTGGGCCTGCCAGCAACTGGGCCAGGCGGCCCGCGGCGACCTGCTGGTCTTCACCGACGCCGATGTGCGCTGGCAGCCTGAAGCCCTGGCCGCCCTCGTCCGCCTCGGCGAGCGAGAATCCGCCGACCTGCTCACCATCTGGCCGACGCAGCAGACCGAAACCTGGGCCGAGCGGCTGGTGGTGCCGCTGATGGCGCTGGTCGTCCTCGCCTATCTGCCCCTACCGCTGGTACACCACACCCGTTTCGCTGCCTTCGCCGCCGCCAACGGCCAGTGCCTCGCCTTCCGCCGCCGGGCCTACGACCAGGTCGGAGGCCACGCCGCCGTCCGCAACCAGATTGTCGAGGACATCGTCTTCGCCCGTCGCATCAAAGGGCAAGGGCTGCGGCTGCGCATGGCCGACGGCAACCATCTCATCGCCTGCCGGATGTACGATGGCTGGCCGTCGGTGCGAGATGGCTATGCGAAAAACATCCTGGCCGGCTATGGCGGCCATGTCTGGGCGCTGGTGCTGGCGGCCCTTTTCCACTGGTTCGTCTTCCTGGGGCCGTGGCTGTGGCTGGCCGCCGCCCTGGTCGCCGGCGGCCCCGTGGTTTGGCCCGCCGCCCTGGCCGCTCTCACCGTGGCCGTGCGCGGCCTGACGGCCGTCCTCAGCCGCCAGCGCGCCGGCGACGCCCTGCTGATGCCTGTTTCGGTGTTGCTGATGACGGCCATCGCCGCCCGCGCCCTGTGGTGGCGATGGCGGGGCGGGCCGAGGTGGAAGGGGCGGGTGTTGGCGGGGTCCTGA
- a CDS encoding glycerol-3-phosphate acyltransferase encodes MPISNLHFPLTLLLAFLAGSLPFSVWVGRLALRTDIREYGDHNPGATNVLRAGGWWWGGLAMLLDCLKAAIPVGLVHFGLGWQGWPLALAAIASVAGHAFSPFLGWRGGKAVAATFGAWVGLTVWEGPTVLGLLLGLSFTLIATSGWAMILAFLGLLVYFLVLPASFNPLGLRPPLVPTLLVAWIGHFLILVWKHRAELAQWPVLRNW; translated from the coding sequence ATGCCAATCTCCAATCTCCACTTCCCACTCACCCTCCTCCTTGCCTTCCTCGCCGGGTCGCTGCCGTTTTCGGTCTGGGTGGGGCGGCTGGCGCTGCGCACCGACATCCGTGAGTACGGCGACCACAATCCCGGCGCCACCAATGTGCTGCGGGCGGGCGGCTGGTGGTGGGGCGGGCTGGCCATGCTGCTCGACTGCCTGAAGGCCGCCATCCCGGTCGGTTTGGTTCACTTTGGCCTGGGCTGGCAGGGATGGCCCCTGGCCCTGGCCGCGATTGCGTCGGTGGCCGGGCATGCCTTCTCGCCCTTTTTGGGCTGGCGTGGGGGCAAGGCCGTGGCCGCCACTTTTGGCGCCTGGGTCGGCCTGACCGTGTGGGAAGGCCCCACCGTGCTCGGCCTGCTCCTGGGTCTGTCTTTCACCCTCATCGCCACCAGCGGTTGGGCGATGATCCTGGCCTTCCTCGGTTTGCTTGTCTATTTCCTCGTCCTCCCTGCCTCCTTCAACCCCCTCGGCCTGCGCCCGCCCCTCGTCCCCACACTCCTCGTCGCCTGGATCGGCCACTTCCTCATCCTGGTCTGGAAGCACCGGGCGGAATTGGCGCAGTGGCCGGTCTTGCGTAATTGGTAA
- a CDS encoding carotenoid biosynthesis protein, which translates to MTRRLRSPRLPLVGDAFPLLRPAGLLIATWVLAMIGLPILRWTAGDAAIPPGVLVAVLLQAGAVLALLWRAWGPARTLRLALLVGILAWGIEALGSTTGFPFGAYHYTKSLQPQLLGVPLIIPLAWLMMLPPAWAVARLITGRYRAPAFILASALAFTVWDLFLDPQMAAWGFWAWERPSGYFGIPWLNFLGWLLASALLTALARPTDLPLRPLLLVYAITWALESVGLVVFWGLPGPGLVGFVAMGGMVGLALWRLARQNKLHRWDLRFPIDDPHR; encoded by the coding sequence ATGACCCGGCGTCTTCGCTCCCCCCGCCTGCCGCTGGTCGGGGATGCCTTCCCCCTGCTCCGCCCCGCCGGCCTCCTGATCGCAACCTGGGTGCTGGCCATGATCGGCCTGCCCATCCTCCGCTGGACTGCCGGCGACGCCGCCATCCCGCCCGGCGTGTTGGTGGCCGTGCTGCTCCAGGCAGGGGCTGTGCTGGCGCTGTTGTGGCGGGCCTGGGGGCCGGCCCGCACTCTCCGCCTGGCTCTCCTCGTCGGCATCCTCGCCTGGGGCATCGAGGCGCTCGGCTCCACCACCGGCTTCCCATTCGGCGCTTATCACTACACGAAAAGCCTGCAACCACAACTGCTCGGCGTCCCCCTCATCATCCCGTTGGCCTGGCTGATGATGTTGCCACCTGCCTGGGCCGTCGCCCGCCTGATCACAGGCCGCTACCGCGCCCCGGCCTTCATCCTGGCCAGCGCCCTCGCCTTCACCGTCTGGGACCTCTTCCTCGACCCGCAGATGGCCGCCTGGGGTTTCTGGGCGTGGGAACGACCCTCCGGCTACTTCGGCATCCCCTGGCTCAATTTCCTCGGCTGGCTGCTGGCTTCGGCCCTGCTCACGGCCCTCGCCCGCCCCACCGACCTGCCCCTGCGCCCACTCCTGCTCGTCTACGCCATCACCTGGGCGCTGGAGAGCGTCGGCCTGGTCGTTTTCTGGGGCCTGCCGGGGCCGGGGCTGGTGGGTTTCGTGGCGATGGGAGGCATGGTCGGGCTGGCGCTCTGGAGGCTGGCCCGACAAAACAAACTGCACCGGTGGGACTTGAGATTCCCGATCGACGATCCCCATCGTTGA
- a CDS encoding lysophospholipase, with amino-acid sequence MLPQLSAFQDESHLPFRWDGRANQGRADDGRPRPAALLVHGFPGTPAEMRPLAAAFHDHGWTVQGLLLPGFGPEIATLGERTTADWVAAIHQSLDELRRDHGPLLLVGHSMGGALSIQAAATAAVDGLILLAPFSRLQGILPALWPLIRLVVRQFKPFRLFKPDFRDPKLRAGISEFMGEVDLDDPAVQQAILDFSIPASLIDQLFKAGKSAYALAPQIHAPVLILQGRNDPLARPLQSQRLRQRFAGGASYHELEAAHDLPQPDLPAWPEVRRLTLAFAEELRSAAP; translated from the coding sequence ATGCTTCCCCAACTCAGCGCCTTCCAGGACGAAAGCCACCTGCCCTTCCGCTGGGATGGCCGGGCCAACCAGGGCCGGGCCGATGATGGCCGGCCTCGCCCCGCCGCCTTGCTCGTCCACGGCTTCCCCGGCACACCGGCCGAGATGCGCCCCCTGGCCGCAGCCTTCCACGACCACGGCTGGACGGTGCAGGGTCTCCTCCTCCCCGGCTTTGGGCCGGAGATCGCCACCCTGGGCGAGCGCACCACCGCCGATTGGGTTGCCGCCATCCACCAGAGCCTGGACGAGCTGCGCCGGGATCACGGCCCCCTGTTGTTGGTCGGGCACTCGATGGGCGGCGCCCTCAGCATCCAGGCCGCTGCCACCGCCGCCGTCGATGGCCTCATCCTCCTGGCCCCGTTCTCCCGTCTGCAGGGCATCCTCCCCGCCTTGTGGCCGCTCATCCGCCTGGTCGTGCGCCAATTCAAGCCCTTCCGCCTGTTCAAACCCGATTTTCGCGACCCAAAGCTGCGGGCGGGGATCAGCGAATTCATGGGCGAGGTCGACCTCGACGACCCAGCCGTGCAGCAGGCCATCCTCGATTTCAGCATCCCCGCCAGCCTCATCGACCAGCTGTTCAAGGCCGGCAAGTCGGCCTACGCTCTCGCCCCGCAGATTCACGCCCCTGTGCTCATCCTCCAGGGCCGCAACGACCCCCTCGCGCGCCCACTGCAGAGCCAGCGCCTGCGCCAGCGTTTTGCCGGGGGCGCCAGCTACCACGAACTTGAGGCCGCCCACGACCTCCCCCAGCCCGACTTGCCGGCCTGGCCCGAAGTCCGGCGCCTGACCCTGGCCTTTGCCGAGGAGCTGAGGAGCGCCGCCCCATGA
- a CDS encoding lycopene cyclase domain-containing protein, with product MTYFAFLAVFLALPLAILALLTGRDQRRGRRLPASLSGAPFWLVLLGHVIAALVYTTPWDNYLVATGVWWYNPDLVTGVTLGYVPIEEYTFFVLQTLFTGLWLLWWGKRLPAAVNTTAWPHLRLAASLAVGLLWLGSVALLASGWQAGVYLGLILVWALPPVLIQMAFGADILWRQRRLVAVGLVPIVLYLAAADALAIGSGTWTIDPGQSFGITLAGVLPIEEFVFFLMTNVLIVFGATLVLASASYQRLNELRARLPRSWA from the coding sequence ATGACCTACTTCGCCTTCCTCGCTGTCTTCCTCGCCCTCCCGCTCGCCATCCTCGCCCTGCTCACCGGGCGCGACCAGCGCCGCGGCCGGCGCCTGCCCGCCAGCCTGTCCGGCGCCCCCTTCTGGCTGGTGCTGCTGGGTCATGTCATCGCCGCCCTCGTCTACACCACCCCCTGGGATAACTACCTGGTGGCCACTGGCGTCTGGTGGTACAACCCTGACCTTGTCACCGGCGTCACCCTGGGCTATGTGCCGATCGAAGAATACACCTTCTTCGTCTTGCAGACGCTTTTCACCGGGCTGTGGCTGCTGTGGTGGGGCAAACGGTTGCCGGCGGCGGTGAACACCACCGCCTGGCCGCATCTGCGCCTGGCCGCCTCGCTGGCGGTCGGCCTGCTCTGGCTTGGCTCCGTCGCCCTCCTCGCCTCTGGCTGGCAGGCCGGCGTCTATCTCGGCCTCATCCTCGTCTGGGCCTTGCCGCCGGTGCTGATCCAGATGGCCTTTGGCGCCGACATCCTCTGGCGCCAGCGCCGGCTGGTGGCGGTCGGCCTGGTCCCGATCGTGCTCTATCTGGCTGCGGCCGACGCCCTGGCCATCGGCTCCGGCACCTGGACAATCGACCCCGGCCAATCGTTCGGCATCACTCTGGCCGGCGTCCTACCCATCGAGGAATTCGTCTTCTTTCTGATGACCAATGTCCTCATCGTCTTCGGGGCCACGTTGGTGCTGGCGTCGGCCAGCTACCAGCGCCTGAACGAACTGCGGGCGCGCCTGCCCCGATCCTGGGCATGA
- a CDS encoding cytochrome P450 produces the protein MPHLPPQPTANAGLAALRAMLGRPGLPPHIDMFGALAAFHAHAGDVFQMGAPRLNMTVLCGPEAGRFIYVTERERLQWRCEGDAITRLLRQGLLVIDGEEHDRLRQLMEPPLRQRGLPAYLPAMLRYTDAVADGWRQGERRDMLAEMRRIAVLIVMDTLFSVDLTAEIDRLWPSILAAVHYISPGLWLFWPDMPRPRSRRPLAELDAWLYAFIRRRRQAQPPGDRPTDLLDLLIAAGLDDDLIRDQMLTMLIAGHDTSTALLSWALWLLGRHPEVQRQAQAEIAQVVGDKPPTADHLRQLALLDQIIKETLRLYPPAHASQRRIVGGDLSFPSPAGEFDLPADRRLLFSIYLTQRHPQHWEAPHEFRPARFGPDHKKPASFSYVPFGGGPRTCLGAAYGSFEALAVLARLLQRFSFELPDPDIHLHMGAAIEPRPGVFVRVSRPSATHFASASHL, from the coding sequence ATGCCCCACCTCCCCCCCCAACCCACCGCCAATGCCGGCCTGGCTGCCCTGCGGGCGATGCTCGGCCGCCCCGGCCTGCCGCCGCACATCGACATGTTCGGCGCCCTGGCGGCCTTCCATGCCCATGCCGGCGATGTCTTCCAGATGGGCGCGCCGCGGCTGAACATGACCGTGCTCTGTGGGCCGGAGGCGGGGCGCTTCATCTATGTCACTGAGCGCGAACGCTTGCAGTGGCGATGCGAGGGCGATGCCATCACCCGGCTGTTGCGCCAGGGCTTGCTGGTGATCGATGGCGAGGAGCACGACCGCCTGCGCCAACTGATGGAACCGCCCCTGCGCCAGCGCGGCTTGCCTGCCTATCTCCCGGCCATGCTGCGCTACACCGACGCCGTCGCCGACGGCTGGCGCCAGGGCGAGAGGCGCGACATGCTGGCCGAAATGCGCCGCATTGCCGTGCTCATCGTCATGGACACGCTGTTCAGCGTCGATCTGACGGCCGAAATCGACCGCCTCTGGCCGTCCATTCTTGCCGCCGTCCACTACATCTCGCCCGGCCTCTGGCTGTTTTGGCCCGACATGCCCCGCCCGCGCTCGCGGCGCCCCCTGGCCGAGTTGGACGCCTGGCTGTATGCCTTCATCCGCCGGCGTCGCCAGGCCCAGCCGCCCGGCGACCGCCCCACCGACCTCCTCGACCTCCTGATTGCTGCCGGCCTGGACGACGACCTCATCCGCGACCAGATGCTGACCATGCTCATCGCCGGGCACGACACCAGCACCGCCCTGCTGAGTTGGGCGCTGTGGCTTCTGGGCCGCCATCCCGAAGTCCAGCGCCAGGCCCAGGCCGAGATCGCGCAGGTGGTCGGCGACAAGCCCCCGACCGCCGACCACCTGCGCCAGCTGGCTCTGCTCGACCAGATCATCAAAGAAACCCTCCGCCTCTATCCCCCCGCCCATGCCTCGCAGCGGCGCATCGTCGGCGGCGACCTCAGCTTCCCCTCGCCCGCCGGCGAATTCGATCTTCCTGCCGACCGTCGCCTGCTATTTTCGATCTACCTCACCCAGCGCCATCCCCAGCACTGGGAAGCCCCGCACGAATTCCGGCCCGCGCGCTTCGGCCCCGACCACAAGAAACCGGCCTCGTTCAGCTATGTCCCCTTTGGCGGCGGCCCCCGCACCTGTCTGGGCGCAGCCTACGGCTCGTTCGAGGCCCTGGCCGTGCTCGCCCGGCTGCTACAACGATTCAGCTTCGAACTGCCCGACCCGGACATCCACCTGCACATGGGCGCAGCCATCGAACCCCGGCCGGGCGTATTCGTCCGGGTGTCGCGTCCAAGTGCGACGCACTTTGCAAGTGCGTCGCACCTCTAG
- a CDS encoding phytoene/squalene synthase family protein, which translates to MMSNAAWEKPLLALAHEAWLGLTQHPQHTSQRDAALLQRAYAHCEAITAEHSRSFHLASGLLPADKRRAARALYAFCRVTDDIVDRPEGDVEAGLAAWRQRSLDPTPPAHDLVAVAWADSRARYHIPRRYAEQLIDGVARDLQQRRYTSFDDLATYCYGVASTVGLMSMHIIGFRGPEAIPHAIKLGVALQMTNILRDVAADYANGRVYLPVDELHQFGLQPADLAAGRVTESWRAFMRFQIDRNRQLYAESWPGIALLDADGRFGIAAAADLYRAILDDIEAHEYDVFSRRAHVSTWGKLRRLPALWWQTRSSYPS; encoded by the coding sequence ATGATGAGCAACGCCGCCTGGGAAAAACCCCTCCTCGCCCTGGCCCACGAGGCCTGGCTGGGCCTGACACAACATCCACAGCACACCAGCCAGCGCGATGCCGCCCTCTTGCAGCGCGCTTACGCCCACTGCGAAGCCATCACCGCCGAGCACAGCCGCTCGTTTCACCTGGCTTCGGGCTTGCTCCCGGCCGACAAACGCCGCGCCGCCCGCGCTCTCTACGCCTTCTGCCGGGTGACGGATGACATCGTCGACCGGCCCGAGGGCGATGTCGAGGCCGGCCTGGCTGCCTGGCGACAGCGTTCACTTGACCCCACCCCGCCCGCGCACGACCTGGTGGCCGTGGCCTGGGCCGACTCCCGCGCCCGTTATCACATCCCCCGCCGCTATGCCGAACAACTTATCGACGGCGTGGCCCGCGACCTGCAGCAGCGCCGTTATACCAGCTTCGACGACCTGGCGACCTACTGCTACGGCGTCGCCTCCACCGTCGGGCTGATGAGCATGCACATCATCGGCTTCCGCGGCCCCGAGGCCATTCCCCATGCCATCAAGCTGGGCGTGGCCTTGCAGATGACCAACATCCTGCGCGATGTGGCCGCCGACTACGCCAACGGCCGCGTCTATCTGCCGGTCGATGAACTCCATCAGTTCGGCCTCCAGCCCGCCGACCTGGCCGCCGGCCGGGTGACGGAAAGTTGGCGGGCCTTCATGCGCTTCCAGATCGACCGCAACCGCCAGCTCTACGCCGAAAGCTGGCCGGGCATCGCCTTGCTCGACGCCGACGGCCGTTTCGGCATCGCCGCCGCCGCCGACCTCTACCGCGCCATCCTGGACGACATCGAAGCCCATGAGTATGATGTCTTCAGCCGTCGCGCCCATGTCTCCACCTGGGGCAAACTGCGGCGGCTGCCGGCCCTCTGGTGGCAAACCCGATCCTCATACCCATCGTAG
- a CDS encoding methylenetetrahydrofolate reductase gives MPPLTSESRLERVLRSGRFAVTAELNPPDSANPHEVYDAAIVLSEVCDAINATDASGANCHMSSVAICALLTRAGYEPVYQISCRDRNRIAIQGDLLGAAAMGVRNVLCLTGDDVTAGDQPQAKRVFDFDSTQLLRTAVIMRDKSVFLSGRKLTTPPRVFLGAAENPFVPPYDWRPLRLAKKIEAGAQFIQTQYCFDVPRLQQFMQRVRDLGLHEKAYILVGVGPLRSEKVAEFMRTKVPGVVIPDAVVERMAKTPKEKKLQEGKRICVELIQQVREIPGVAGVHVMAYRQEELVAEIIREAGLLPRPGQLGAPDPRELARPRRFRREAEPHEPAPMP, from the coding sequence ATGCCCCCTCTCACCTCCGAAAGCCGCCTGGAACGCGTCCTCCGCTCCGGCCGTTTTGCCGTCACCGCCGAACTCAACCCGCCCGACAGCGCCAACCCGCACGAAGTCTATGACGCCGCCATCGTGCTCTCGGAAGTGTGCGACGCCATCAACGCCACCGACGCCTCCGGCGCCAATTGCCACATGTCCAGCGTGGCCATCTGCGCCCTGCTGACCCGCGCCGGCTATGAGCCTGTCTATCAGATTTCGTGTCGCGACCGCAACCGCATCGCCATCCAGGGCGACCTCTTGGGCGCGGCGGCCATGGGTGTGCGCAATGTCCTCTGTCTGACCGGCGATGATGTGACCGCCGGCGACCAGCCCCAGGCCAAGCGTGTGTTCGATTTCGACTCGACCCAACTCCTGCGCACAGCCGTGATCATGCGCGACAAGAGCGTCTTCCTCAGTGGACGCAAGCTGACCACTCCCCCGCGCGTCTTCCTGGGCGCAGCCGAGAACCCCTTCGTCCCGCCCTACGATTGGCGCCCGCTGCGGCTGGCCAAGAAAATCGAGGCTGGGGCGCAGTTCATACAGACGCAATACTGCTTCGACGTGCCCCGCTTGCAGCAATTCATGCAGCGGGTGCGCGACCTGGGCCTGCACGAGAAAGCCTACATCCTGGTTGGCGTCGGGCCGTTGCGGTCCGAGAAAGTGGCCGAGTTCATGCGCACCAAAGTGCCCGGCGTCGTCATCCCCGATGCCGTGGTGGAGCGCATGGCCAAGACGCCCAAAGAGAAGAAACTGCAAGAAGGTAAACGGATCTGCGTCGAATTGATCCAGCAGGTGCGCGAGATTCCGGGCGTGGCTGGGGTGCATGTGATGGCCTATCGACAAGAAGAGCTGGTGGCCGAGATCATCCGCGAGGCCGGGCTGCTGCCGCGGCCCGGCCAGTTGGGGGCGCCCGACCCGCGTGAGCTGGCCCGCCCGCGTCGCTTCCGGCGCGAGGCAGAGCCTCACGAACCGGCGCCCATGCCCTGA
- a CDS encoding methylenetetrahydrofolate reductase C-terminal domain-containing protein, with protein sequence MSLGSWLRDHPHGLERIYQAFERVFVRLDPLFKKLGYERSNRWLRRPEEWGKKVIFDCQMCGQCILHSTGMTCPMTCPKNLRNGPCGGVRSNGHCEVKPEMKCVWTEAYERSLRMPIYGQEMIFINPPVNRQLEGTSAWINLLTGADKDVPKGWVGSPQKAEIRPVG encoded by the coding sequence ATGAGTCTGGGAAGCTGGTTGCGCGACCATCCCCACGGCCTGGAACGAATCTACCAGGCCTTCGAGCGGGTTTTCGTCCGCCTCGACCCCCTGTTCAAGAAGCTCGGCTACGAACGGAGCAACCGTTGGCTGCGCCGTCCGGAGGAATGGGGCAAGAAGGTGATCTTCGACTGCCAAATGTGCGGCCAGTGCATCCTCCACTCCACCGGCATGACCTGCCCGATGACCTGTCCTAAAAACCTGCGCAACGGCCCTTGCGGCGGCGTGCGCAGCAACGGCCACTGCGAGGTCAAGCCGGAGATGAAGTGCGTCTGGACCGAGGCCTACGAACGGTCGCTGCGGATGCCCATCTACGGCCAGGAGATGATCTTCATCAACCCACCCGTCAATCGCCAACTCGAAGGCACCTCCGCCTGGATCAACCTGCTCACCGGCGCCGACAAAGACGTGCCCAAAGGCTGGGTCGGTAGCCCGCAAAAGGCCGAGATCAGGCCGGTTGGGTGA
- a CDS encoding corrinoid protein encodes MTNIVLSELSTGDLYELLQEDLYDGFDREVVAVIAEALGRGAEPFEILTKGLVAGMDVVGLDFRQHILFVPEVLVAAQAMKAGMARLRPLLAETQAPKIGTVVIGTVRGDIHDIGKNLVVMMLEGAGFEVIDMGNNTPVEKFLAAVVEHQADILGMSALLTTTMPYIKVVVDALADHGLRDKVRVMVGGAPLNEAFAREYGADIYCRDARGAVEAAKRIMQTRQGERL; translated from the coding sequence ATGACGAACATCGTTCTCAGCGAACTCAGCACCGGGGACCTCTATGAGCTGTTGCAGGAGGACCTCTACGACGGTTTCGACCGCGAGGTGGTGGCCGTGATCGCGGAGGCCCTGGGCCGCGGGGCCGAGCCGTTCGAGATCCTGACCAAAGGTCTGGTGGCGGGGATGGACGTCGTCGGCCTCGATTTCCGCCAGCACATCCTGTTCGTGCCCGAAGTGTTGGTGGCGGCGCAGGCGATGAAGGCGGGGATGGCCAGGTTGCGGCCTCTGCTGGCCGAGACGCAGGCCCCCAAGATCGGCACGGTCGTGATCGGCACCGTGCGCGGCGACATCCACGACATCGGCAAGAATCTGGTGGTGATGATGCTGGAAGGGGCCGGGTTCGAGGTCATCGACATGGGCAACAACACGCCGGTGGAGAAATTCCTGGCGGCGGTGGTCGAGCATCAGGCCGACATCCTGGGGATGAGCGCCCTGCTGACTACGACCATGCCCTACATCAAGGTGGTGGTGGATGCCCTGGCCGACCACGGGCTGCGCGACAAAGTGCGGGTGATGGTGGGTGGGGCGCCGCTGAACGAAGCCTTTGCGCGCGAGTACGGGGCCGACATCTATTGCCGCGATGCGCGCGGGGCCGTCGAAGCCGCCAAGCGTATCATGCAGACGCGCCAAGGAGAACGTTTATGA